A single region of the Thermoleophilum album genome encodes:
- the mdlC gene encoding benzoylformate decarboxylase, giving the protein MASVREEAYELLRAHGLVTVFGNPGSTELPFLAALPDDFRYVLGLQEAAVVAMAAGFARARGGPALVNLHTAPGVGHALGALFNARQDHDPLVVVAGQQARAQITVEATLTNRDVVRLAEPHLKWAFEPPRAADVPHALARAIATACAAPPGPVLLSVPMDDWSQAADTDLAQAARERRLEAASVPARGLVREIAESLASAQNPALVAGPELDSEAGHTAAVALAELLAMAVYAPPATGGTGIGFPESHQLFRGVLPPAIGPLADALRGHDLVLVAGSAVFPYYPYLPGRPLPEGCRLLQVTCDPDAAARAIAGKAFVADAAETLAAVVRELQSLKDEGRLDLPSCTGKSRSSAHAFNPATTATVGEMSAGAERGVVAVGAASRALRAAAPPDTAFVVEAPSATLALRNHLRIDRPRSWFFTAGGGLGFGVPAAVGVKLAQPDRPVVAVVGEGSLQYTIQALWTAVREGLAVVIVVLRNDEYSILKWFGQLEGESEAPGLDLPGIDCLALARGYGLAAEAVEDAEQLHAVVAGALARSDGPLLVEVPVERGMAIA; this is encoded by the coding sequence GTGGCGAGCGTGAGGGAGGAGGCCTATGAGCTTTTGCGCGCCCACGGGCTCGTGACCGTGTTCGGCAACCCGGGCTCGACCGAGCTGCCGTTTCTCGCCGCGCTACCTGACGACTTCCGTTACGTCCTCGGTTTGCAGGAAGCCGCGGTTGTAGCGATGGCTGCCGGGTTCGCGCGCGCCCGGGGCGGGCCGGCGCTCGTCAACTTGCACACCGCACCCGGCGTTGGCCACGCGCTCGGTGCGCTCTTCAATGCGCGCCAAGACCACGATCCGCTCGTCGTCGTGGCCGGCCAGCAGGCGCGCGCACAAATCACCGTCGAGGCGACGCTCACCAACCGCGACGTGGTGCGCCTCGCCGAGCCGCACCTCAAGTGGGCGTTCGAGCCGCCGCGCGCTGCCGACGTTCCCCATGCGCTGGCGCGCGCGATCGCCACCGCGTGCGCGGCTCCGCCGGGACCGGTGCTGCTGTCGGTACCGATGGACGACTGGAGCCAGGCCGCCGATACAGACCTCGCGCAGGCGGCGCGAGAGCGCCGGCTTGAGGCAGCGAGTGTGCCGGCCCGCGGTCTCGTGCGAGAAATCGCCGAAAGCCTCGCGAGCGCGCAGAACCCGGCCTTGGTTGCCGGACCGGAACTCGACTCCGAGGCCGGTCACACCGCTGCGGTCGCCCTCGCCGAGCTACTCGCGATGGCGGTTTACGCACCACCGGCTACTGGCGGTACTGGAATCGGCTTCCCGGAGTCGCACCAACTTTTTCGCGGCGTTTTGCCGCCCGCGATCGGGCCGCTCGCCGACGCGCTGCGCGGCCACGACTTAGTTCTGGTCGCAGGTTCCGCGGTCTTTCCCTACTACCCCTACCTTCCCGGTCGACCCCTGCCCGAGGGCTGCCGCCTGTTGCAGGTGACATGTGATCCCGACGCAGCGGCGCGGGCGATCGCCGGCAAGGCGTTCGTAGCCGACGCGGCCGAGACCCTCGCCGCGGTGGTGCGCGAACTCCAGTCTTTGAAAGACGAGGGCAGGCTCGACCTGCCCAGCTGTACCGGCAAGTCCCGATCCAGCGCTCACGCGTTCAATCCCGCCACGACCGCAACCGTTGGCGAGATGTCGGCGGGCGCAGAGCGCGGTGTGGTCGCGGTCGGCGCTGCGTCCCGTGCTCTGCGCGCGGCAGCGCCTCCCGACACCGCCTTCGTTGTCGAAGCTCCCAGCGCCACGCTGGCGTTGCGCAACCACCTGCGCATCGATCGCCCACGCAGCTGGTTTTTCACCGCTGGCGGCGGGCTCGGGTTCGGTGTCCCGGCGGCTGTTGGCGTCAAGCTGGCGCAGCCCGACCGGCCGGTGGTGGCAGTGGTGGGGGAAGGCTCGCTGCAATACACGATCCAGGCGCTGTGGACCGCGGTGCGCGAAGGCCTGGCGGTGGTGATCGTGGTTTTGCGCAACGACGAGTACTCGATCCTCAAATGGTTCGGTCAGCTCGAGGGCGAATCCGAAGCGCCCGGGCTTGACCTGCCTGGAATCGACTGCCTGGCGCTCGCCCGCGGCTACGGGCTCGCGGCAGAGGCGGTAGAGGATGCCGAGCAGCTGCACGCGGTCGTCGCCGGCGCCCTTGCGCGCAGCGATGGGCCGCTTCTCGTGGAGGTGCCGGT